The following proteins are encoded in a genomic region of Acidobacteriota bacterium:
- the topA gene encoding type I DNA topoisomerase codes for MSKNLLIVESPAKAKTIEKILGKDFQVNSCYGHIRDLQKAGMGIDIENDFLPSYIVPDDKKKVVSELKSLAKRSDEVWLATDEDREGEAISWHLCEVLGLDPTTTKRIVFHEITKPAIEAAVNNPRTVNMNLVMAQQARRVLDRIVGFELSPVLWRKISTSNKNLSAGRVQSVAVRLIADREREINAFQQESHFKIEGLFFADDITGKQVTFKAEGRKQNSAEDAEAFLKECTGADYKVIDIKVKPGKRTPAPPFTTSTLQQEASRKLGYGVARTMQIAQKLYENGHITYMRTDSVSLSDTALADITQTVSNLYGDRYQQFRKFKNKNESAQEAHEAIRPTYTSTTTIPEQEWQRLYELIWKRTMASQMADAELEKTTVKIEISTNKEELTASGEVLKFDGFLKVYQEDKDDDETEESSEGLLPPMAVGQSLPLSELRATERFSRAQPRYTEASLVKKLEELGIGRPSTYAPTISTIQKREYVEKRDKEGTPRAYRILVLKDDLISKREAFENTGAEKAKLFPTDLGLVVTDFLKQYFDAIMDYGFTAKIEKEFDDVAEGKLQWNDMLDEFYGPFKKDVDNTIENAERVKGERVLGTDPESGKPVVARMARYGPIIQIGSASEEEKPRFAKVPPGQSIETITFEEALALFKLQDAMGSYDGKELSVNIGRFGPYVKWGDEFISIPRGTDLGSVDTEKAIEFIKAKQVADAPVGEYDAKPITKGTGRFGPFIKWDGLFINVPRRYDFANLTQGEMNELIEAKVSKEANRYIQRWEDEKISLENARWGPVIKFGKKIISLPKKANGTRSTAEEASILTLEQVKKLIEAEVPDAFAKKTRTPAKKAPAKRRAKNIGR; via the coding sequence ATGTCAAAGAATCTGTTAATAGTTGAAAGCCCGGCAAAAGCAAAGACGATTGAAAAGATACTTGGAAAAGATTTTCAGGTGAATAGTTGCTATGGCCACATCCGCGACCTGCAAAAGGCCGGCATGGGCATCGATATCGAGAATGATTTTCTTCCCAGTTATATTGTTCCTGACGACAAGAAAAAGGTAGTGAGTGAACTTAAGTCGCTCGCGAAAAGATCTGACGAAGTCTGGCTCGCAACTGACGAAGACCGCGAGGGAGAAGCAATTAGCTGGCATCTGTGCGAGGTATTAGGCCTCGACCCGACAACGACCAAACGGATCGTTTTTCACGAGATCACTAAACCTGCCATCGAAGCTGCTGTAAATAACCCGCGCACCGTGAATATGAATTTGGTAATGGCGCAGCAGGCGCGTCGGGTGCTCGATCGCATCGTCGGATTTGAACTAAGCCCTGTTCTCTGGCGCAAGATCAGTACGAGCAATAAAAACCTGAGTGCCGGCCGTGTGCAGAGCGTCGCAGTACGCCTCATCGCCGACCGCGAACGCGAGATAAACGCTTTTCAGCAGGAAAGCCATTTCAAAATTGAAGGGTTATTTTTTGCCGATGACATAACGGGAAAGCAAGTCACATTCAAGGCCGAAGGTAGAAAACAGAACAGTGCTGAAGATGCGGAAGCATTCTTGAAGGAATGTACTGGTGCTGACTACAAGGTGATCGATATTAAGGTAAAGCCAGGGAAACGTACTCCGGCACCGCCATTTACCACCTCAACGCTGCAGCAGGAGGCATCAAGAAAATTGGGTTACGGTGTGGCGAGGACCATGCAGATCGCACAGAAGCTTTACGAGAACGGCCATATTACCTATATGCGTACGGACAGCGTAAGCCTGAGCGATACTGCTCTGGCTGACATTACGCAAACCGTGAGCAACCTCTACGGTGATAGATATCAGCAGTTCCGCAAATTCAAGAACAAGAACGAATCCGCCCAGGAAGCACACGAAGCCATTCGCCCGACCTACACGAGTACCACAACCATTCCGGAACAGGAATGGCAGCGATTATATGAACTGATCTGGAAGCGAACTATGGCCTCTCAGATGGCTGACGCTGAGTTAGAAAAAACTACGGTCAAGATCGAGATCTCCACGAACAAAGAAGAGCTGACAGCGTCGGGAGAAGTATTGAAGTTTGACGGTTTTCTTAAAGTCTATCAGGAAGATAAGGATGACGACGAAACGGAAGAATCGTCCGAAGGCCTCCTGCCGCCCATGGCGGTGGGGCAGTCTCTGCCGCTGTCAGAGCTCAGAGCAACGGAACGGTTCAGCCGTGCTCAGCCGAGATACACCGAAGCATCGCTGGTCAAAAAACTCGAAGAGCTTGGCATCGGCCGCCCTTCGACCTATGCACCGACAATTTCTACGATCCAGAAAAGGGAATATGTAGAAAAAAGAGATAAGGAAGGCACCCCGAGAGCTTACAGGATATTGGTATTAAAAGACGATCTCATCAGCAAACGAGAAGCATTTGAGAATACCGGTGCCGAAAAAGCCAAGTTGTTCCCGACGGACCTCGGGCTCGTTGTGACGGATTTTCTCAAACAATATTTTGATGCCATCATGGATTATGGCTTCACCGCCAAGATCGAGAAAGAGTTCGACGATGTAGCCGAAGGGAAACTGCAGTGGAACGACATGCTCGACGAGTTTTACGGCCCTTTCAAAAAAGACGTCGATAATACTATCGAAAATGCCGAGCGTGTGAAGGGCGAAAGAGTACTGGGAACCGACCCTGAAAGCGGCAAACCGGTGGTTGCCCGCATGGCACGCTATGGCCCGATCATCCAGATCGGCAGCGCCTCGGAAGAGGAAAAACCGAGATTTGCAAAGGTCCCGCCCGGACAGAGCATCGAGACCATAACCTTTGAAGAAGCGCTTGCCCTGTTCAAATTGCAGGACGCGATGGGCAGCTACGACGGCAAGGAGTTGTCCGTGAACATTGGCCGTTTCGGGCCGTATGTAAAATGGGGCGACGAATTTATTTCCATTCCCCGCGGAACCGACCTCGGAAGCGTGGACACGGAAAAAGCGATCGAATTTATTAAAGCTAAACAGGTGGCAGACGCTCCCGTTGGTGAATACGACGCTAAACCGATCACAAAAGGAACGGGCCGTTTCGGGCCCTTTATCAAATGGGATGGTCTATTCATCAACGTGCCGCGGCGGTATGATTTTGCGAATCTGACCCAAGGCGAGATGAACGAACTCATCGAAGCTAAGGTCAGCAAGGAAGCAAACCGCTACATACAGCGTTGGGAGGATGAAAAGATATCGCTCGAGAATGCCCGTTGGGGACCTGTCATCAAATTCGGTAAAAAGATCATTTCACTTCCCAAGAAAGCCAATGGCACACGCTCCACTGCGGAGGAGGCATCCATTCTGACGCTGGAACAGGTAAAAAAACTCATCGAAGCCGAAGTGCCGGACGCATTTGCAAAGAAGACAAGGACTCCTGCTAAAAAGGCACCTGCCAAAAGAAGGGCGAAAAATATCGGTAGATAA
- a CDS encoding CbbQ/NirQ/NorQ/GpvN family protein, whose translation MELAVEQYKVASEPFYLPIGQEVELFEAAFAAKLPAMLKGPTGCGKTRFVEYMAHRLNRPLITVACHEDLSSTDLVGRFLLEGEETVWHDGPLTTAVRHGAICYLDEVVEARKDTVVIIHPLTDDRRRLPIEKRGTVIEAPDDFMLVVSYNPGYQSILKDLKQSTRQRFVAMEFDYPNAEAEAEIVAKEGGIDIETAADLVKIGQKVRNLRGHGLEEGVSTRLLIYAAQMIAQGITPIAAAEVAICSPITDDRELQRSIREIVTTII comes from the coding sequence ATGGAACTAGCAGTCGAACAGTACAAGGTAGCGAGCGAACCGTTTTATTTACCCATCGGACAGGAAGTCGAGCTTTTCGAAGCGGCGTTTGCGGCGAAACTCCCCGCGATGCTCAAAGGGCCGACCGGCTGCGGCAAGACGCGTTTTGTCGAATACATGGCGCATCGCCTAAATCGCCCGCTCATCACCGTCGCCTGTCACGAAGACCTTTCCTCGACCGATCTTGTCGGCCGTTTCTTGCTCGAAGGCGAAGAAACGGTTTGGCACGACGGCCCTTTGACGACCGCCGTTCGCCACGGTGCGATCTGCTACCTCGACGAGGTCGTCGAGGCCCGCAAAGACACCGTCGTCATCATCCACCCGCTCACCGACGACCGCCGCCGTCTGCCGATCGAAAAACGCGGCACCGTGATCGAGGCTCCCGACGATTTCATGCTCGTCGTCTCGTACAATCCGGGCTACCAGTCGATCCTCAAAGATCTGAAACAATCCACGCGCCAACGCTTCGTCGCGATGGAATTTGACTATCCGAACGCCGAGGCCGAGGCCGAGATCGTCGCCAAAGAAGGCGGCATCGACATCGAAACCGCCGCCGACCTCGTCAAAATAGGCCAAAAGGTCCGCAACCTCCGCGGCCACGGCCTCGAAGAAGGCGTCTCCACCCGTCTCCTCATCTACGCCGCCCAAATGATCGCCCAAGGCATCACCCCCATCGCCGCCGCCGAAGTCGCCATCTGCTCCCCCATAACCGACGACCGCGAGCTACAGCGAAGTATCAGAGAGATCGTAACGACGATAATTTAG
- a CDS encoding helix-turn-helix domain-containing protein, producing MLYFDIKRILKTRGIDEPYRWLVKNGFVPQTVHSWLNYQLGYIKPDHLERLCLLLNCTPNDLFDWREDGKTVVHDTHALRTLTKQTNDIQATLRELPLDKLEKLGEMLAELKDGSKVTDISSDASKEP from the coding sequence ATGCTTTATTTCGATATTAAGAGGATCTTAAAGACGCGCGGGATCGACGAGCCGTATCGTTGGCTGGTCAAGAACGGTTTTGTGCCGCAGACGGTGCATTCGTGGCTCAATTATCAGCTTGGCTACATCAAGCCCGACCACCTCGAACGCCTCTGCCTGCTGCTCAACTGCACGCCGAACGACCTTTTCGATTGGCGCGAGGACGGCAAAACCGTCGTCCACGACACCCACGCCCTCCGCACCCTCACCAAACAAACAAACGACATCCAAGCCACCCTCCGCGAACTCCCGCTCGATAAACTGGAGAAGCTCGGCGAGATGCTTGCTGAGCTGAAAGATGGTTCGAAGGTGACGGATATCTCCTCAGATGCATCTAAAGAACCATGA
- a CDS encoding TonB-dependent receptor: MKSNLIARFITIVFAMMIVPAAFAQATGGLSGTVADSNKAVIQGANVTVKNLATNFTRNTTTNNEGHWTLALLPVGTYAVSYEKEGFKKAVSDSVNVEASVTRGVDVILEVGSSDVFVNVSGDQPLVQSESATVSRQISGEQLTKMPTSTRSFTGLLSAEAGVSSELSPVGVNGSGNISPSVNGTRTTSTSLSYNGIDATNITSNEGSLNDNISPAPETLQEVKLQTSLYDASTGRSGGGNFQLVTKSGGNTLNGSAYYYLQNKNLNSNEFFLKESNNEKPRADRVETGFTLGGPIVKDRFFFFGGYQYTNANTGLVPTARTRTVLPMAFSVLGDDRSKAAIAAAFNQFNGCTVGTNCLLASDISDVAWRILNLRNNVTGGFYLPSITNFRPLGIVDQTGTGSFQSGFFPNVTSVTRQRNNQLAEVISVEPSLFKQHQFTGRLDGQINSKNTLSGTLFFSNFPAQDSFPDPNSLASPTVLDKNDRNRTISIGDTHIFTPTFINEVRFGYFYLNNTRALTDDFSTGDFTNAFVGVNNPASTFDTSVATTRLGHYIGRNNLANFSFGGPNDSFNKRKQITYSIADNVSWTRGNHSIKFGGEHKRHAYDTNLPEEQATEFEKFDSFTQFLTGNATEADTQYGITDKAFRFQDFGFYITDDWKITRKLNLTLGLRYELFMWPTEKTAASETLTSSHICRVSLRRAARTHFATIRLPALSCLATSATPALVSLIRRSPLQREQTTNTRSTART; encoded by the coding sequence ATGAAATCGAATCTTATCGCGAGATTTATTACCATAGTTTTTGCAATGATGATCGTCCCGGCGGCGTTTGCCCAGGCGACCGGCGGCCTGAGCGGCACCGTCGCAGATTCAAACAAGGCTGTCATTCAGGGTGCCAATGTCACGGTCAAGAATCTGGCAACCAACTTTACCCGAAACACCACTACCAACAACGAAGGCCATTGGACCTTAGCTCTCCTGCCGGTCGGCACATACGCGGTCTCGTATGAAAAGGAAGGCTTCAAAAAAGCCGTAAGCGACAGCGTCAATGTCGAGGCTTCGGTGACACGTGGCGTCGATGTCATTCTGGAGGTCGGCTCGTCAGATGTGTTTGTCAACGTATCGGGCGATCAACCGCTGGTCCAGTCTGAGTCGGCAACCGTTTCACGTCAGATCTCCGGCGAACAGCTTACCAAGATGCCGACCTCGACCCGCAGTTTTACCGGGCTCTTGTCGGCCGAAGCCGGCGTTTCATCGGAGCTTTCGCCGGTCGGCGTAAACGGCAGTGGCAACATCTCGCCATCGGTCAACGGTACGCGGACAACGTCAACAAGCCTGTCGTATAACGGCATCGACGCGACCAACATCACCAGCAACGAAGGTTCGCTTAACGACAACATCTCGCCCGCACCCGAAACGCTGCAGGAAGTAAAACTCCAAACCTCGCTTTACGATGCCTCGACCGGACGCAGCGGCGGCGGCAACTTTCAGCTTGTGACCAAATCGGGCGGCAACACTCTGAATGGCTCGGCATATTATTATCTTCAGAACAAGAACCTGAACTCGAACGAGTTTTTCCTCAAAGAGAGCAACAACGAAAAACCTAGAGCGGATCGCGTCGAGACCGGTTTTACGCTCGGCGGTCCGATCGTCAAAGACAGATTCTTCTTCTTCGGTGGTTACCAGTACACCAATGCAAACACCGGCCTCGTACCGACCGCGAGGACACGGACCGTCCTGCCGATGGCGTTCTCCGTACTTGGCGATGACCGTTCAAAAGCAGCTATCGCCGCAGCGTTCAACCAGTTCAACGGCTGCACCGTCGGTACGAACTGCCTGCTCGCGTCAGACATCAGCGACGTCGCCTGGCGTATCCTCAATCTCCGAAATAACGTGACCGGAGGCTTTTATCTGCCGAGCATCACGAATTTCCGGCCGCTCGGCATTGTCGATCAGACCGGCACCGGTTCTTTCCAGTCCGGATTCTTCCCGAATGTTACATCGGTCACCCGCCAGCGCAATAACCAGTTAGCTGAGGTCATCTCGGTCGAACCTTCGCTATTCAAACAGCATCAGTTCACCGGCAGGCTTGACGGCCAGATCAATTCTAAAAACACGCTGAGCGGCACGCTGTTCTTTTCAAATTTCCCGGCACAGGATTCGTTCCCTGACCCGAACAGCCTGGCGTCGCCCACCGTTCTCGACAAGAACGACCGCAACCGCACGATCTCGATCGGCGACACTCATATCTTCACACCGACGTTCATTAACGAAGTGCGATTTGGTTATTTTTACCTCAACAATACGCGTGCGTTGACCGACGATTTCTCGACAGGTGATTTTACAAACGCTTTTGTCGGCGTCAACAATCCGGCGTCGACCTTTGATACAAGCGTCGCGACGACGCGGCTCGGACACTATATCGGCCGAAACAATCTGGCTAACTTTTCATTCGGCGGTCCGAACGATTCATTCAACAAGCGAAAGCAGATCACATACAGTATCGCCGACAACGTCAGCTGGACACGCGGAAACCACAGCATCAAGTTCGGCGGTGAGCATAAGCGTCACGCGTATGACACCAATCTGCCCGAGGAACAGGCGACCGAATTTGAAAAATTTGATTCGTTCACGCAGTTTCTCACGGGCAATGCGACCGAGGCCGACACTCAGTACGGCATCACCGACAAGGCGTTCCGATTTCAGGATTTCGGTTTCTACATCACCGACGATTGGAAGATCACTCGTAAGCTCAATCTGACACTCGGTCTGCGGTACGAACTCTTTATGTGGCCGACCGAAAAAACGGCCGCATCGGAAACTTTGACCTCGAGCCATATCTGCCGTGTTTCGCTCCGACGGGCGGCACGAACGCACTTTGCGACAATCCGACTGCCGGCTTTATCGTGCCTAGCAACGTCAGCAACACCAGCATTAGTATCGTTGATTCGGCGATCGCCGCTACAACGAGAACAAACAACAAACACACGCTCAACGGCCAGGACATGA
- a CDS encoding GNAT family N-acetyltransferase, producing MLTITQAETDEQITEAKTLFREYEAWLGMDLCFQGFEAELEALPGKYAMPDGRLYLAYSDENLAGCIALRKLDDGICEMKRLFVRDGFRGEKIGVQLIEKLIDDAKMIGYLMMRLDTYPPKMGKAVTLYESHGFVSIPPYYDNPHSDVLFMELTL from the coding sequence ATGCTCACGATCACCCAAGCCGAGACGGATGAACAGATAACCGAGGCAAAAACGCTCTTTCGCGAATACGAAGCGTGGCTGGGGATGGACCTATGCTTTCAGGGTTTCGAGGCAGAGCTTGAAGCATTGCCGGGCAAATATGCGATGCCGGACGGACGGCTTTATCTTGCATATTCAGATGAGAACCTCGCGGGCTGCATCGCGCTCAGAAAGCTCGACGACGGCATTTGCGAGATGAAACGTCTGTTTGTCCGCGACGGCTTTCGTGGTGAGAAAATCGGCGTTCAGCTCATCGAAAAGCTGATCGACGATGCGAAAATGATCGGCTATTTAATGATGCGGCTCGACACCTATCCGCCGAAAATGGGAAAAGCCGTGACACTTTATGAGTCTCACGGCTTTGTTTCGATCCCGCCGTACTACGATAATCCGCATTCCGACGTGCTGTTCATGGAACTAACGCTCTAA
- a CDS encoding methyltransferase domain-containing protein produces the protein MNENLQFLKAFLKNPAKVGAIAPSSPELAAEMLQGIEPDDDNIVLELGVGTGAITKYLQEIIPSKRAYLGIELDENLVRSLRTKFDDLNIICGSAANAYQIHQESGLGKVRYVVCCLPFVSLPKEVSESVLMEIEKFMGEGCEFRMFQYAHGYYLPPAIKLREFLRNRYGKSKRSPLVLKSVSELAATAAIAL, from the coding sequence ATGAACGAAAATCTCCAGTTTCTAAAGGCATTTCTGAAAAACCCGGCAAAGGTTGGGGCGATTGCACCAAGTTCACCCGAACTTGCGGCCGAGATGCTGCAGGGGATCGAGCCGGACGATGACAACATCGTTCTCGAACTCGGCGTTGGCACGGGGGCGATCACAAAATACCTGCAGGAGATCATACCGAGCAAACGGGCATATCTCGGCATCGAGCTTGACGAAAATCTCGTCAGATCGTTAAGGACCAAATTCGACGATCTCAACATTATCTGCGGCAGCGCAGCCAATGCATATCAGATCCATCAGGAATCAGGCCTCGGCAAAGTGCGATATGTCGTATGCTGTTTGCCGTTCGTCTCACTGCCGAAGGAAGTGAGCGAGAGTGTTCTCATGGAGATCGAAAAATTCATGGGCGAGGGTTGCGAATTTCGGATGTTCCAATATGCTCACGGCTATTATTTGCCGCCGGCCATCAAGCTTCGCGAATTCCTCAGAAATCGTTACGGTAAATCAAAACGCAGCCCGCTGGTACTAAAGAGTGTGAGCGAGCTTGCCGCTACCGCGGCGATTGCGCTTTAG
- the dprA gene encoding DNA-protecting protein DprA: protein MIGWIALNMTPGVGPRAATKLLERFGSADAVFHGRRTELESLRLKPETIESIIKREFHEKAATELERVKALGGDILILDDGSYPTMLREIDDPPPVLYVKGDWQACFDQPGVGVIGSRMCSTYGVNASEMLSRDLASRGITVVSGLARGIDTAAHRGAIAGKGKTIGVIGTGIDTVYPRENNGLVREILDSGGCIVSQFPLGTPPLAENFPYRNRIISGLSLGVLIVEASERSGSLITARLAMEQNREVMAVPGNITSGNSFGTNYLIKSGAKLVQQWQDIVSELPSEIAVSILPPKIEKQKAEDAVRQPELIPADMNDNERTIWSILNPDEPVHIDILLEQCGLSFGELNTALVSLDIRDLIRVLPGKHYARRI, encoded by the coding sequence ATGATCGGTTGGATCGCTTTGAATATGACTCCGGGTGTTGGGCCGAGAGCCGCGACGAAGCTGCTTGAGCGGTTTGGTTCGGCGGATGCTGTGTTTCACGGGCGAAGGACCGAGCTTGAATCGCTGCGTCTCAAGCCGGAGACGATCGAGAGCATAATAAAGCGGGAATTTCACGAAAAGGCTGCTACCGAACTCGAACGTGTAAAGGCTCTGGGCGGCGACATTTTGATACTTGACGACGGCAGCTATCCCACGATGCTGCGCGAGATCGACGATCCGCCGCCCGTGCTGTATGTAAAGGGCGACTGGCAGGCATGTTTTGATCAGCCGGGCGTCGGCGTGATCGGTTCGCGAATGTGTTCGACATATGGTGTGAATGCGTCCGAAATGCTGTCGCGTGATCTGGCTTCGCGTGGAATAACGGTTGTCTCCGGCCTTGCACGCGGGATCGACACGGCCGCGCATCGCGGTGCGATCGCCGGAAAGGGCAAAACCATCGGCGTCATCGGGACCGGCATAGACACCGTATATCCGCGCGAAAATAACGGCCTCGTGCGCGAGATACTCGACTCGGGCGGGTGCATCGTCTCGCAGTTCCCGCTCGGCACGCCACCGTTAGCGGAAAACTTTCCGTACCGCAATCGCATCATAAGCGGGCTTAGCCTGGGAGTTTTGATCGTCGAGGCATCGGAAAGGAGCGGTTCGTTGATAACCGCTCGGCTCGCCATGGAACAGAACCGCGAGGTGATGGCCGTTCCGGGGAACATCACATCCGGAAACTCGTTCGGCACCAATTACCTTATTAAGAGCGGTGCCAAGCTCGTCCAGCAATGGCAAGATATCGTTTCCGAGCTTCCAAGCGAGATCGCCGTGTCGATTTTGCCGCCCAAGATCGAAAAACAAAAGGCCGAGGATGCTGTTCGACAGCCTGAGCTGATACCGGCCGATATGAATGACAACGAACGAACGATCTGGTCGATATTGAACCCGGACGAACCGGTGCATATTGACATCCTGCTGGAGCAATGCGGCCTTTCGTTCGGCGAACTGAATACGGCCCTTGTCTCGCTCGACATCCGCGATCTGATCCGCGTATTGCCGGGAAAACACTATGCACGGCGCATCTGA
- a CDS encoding M20/M25/M40 family metallo-hydrolase, translated as MLRRKIAGVLLISAILLPTASFAQTTAPAKAVYNAPKEVIDKIKDEGMNRSQVMQTLSYMTDVIGPRLTGSPGMKRGNDWTRETLEKWGLQNAHLESWGPFGRGWTLKRFSAMVDGPVAFPVIAYPKAWSPGTDTLFPAPVVDPKAKKGKTPVAAAPQSTAYTAEVVRFSATKEEDLEQYKGKLKGKIVLIGAMREVKAHFEPEGKRASEKELLELADAPNPASVQRAAGPPAGLPTNFAQMQQFNAKRMRFLSSEGAAILVDAGRGDGGTVFVQGAAVVPPETPTPGQPPMNVRTKGANVPIQISTAVEHFNRMSRMIDAGEKVTMTVDLAVEFQDQDLNGYNTIAEIPGSDPTLKEEVVMLGGHLDSWQGGTGATDNGAGCAVMMEAVRILQTLGLKPRRTIRIALWSGEEQGLLGSRAYVRQHFGYRGDGTAPAFGGGGGGGQAQAALPLTKLPEYDKLSAYFNIDNGTGKIRGVYMQGNENVRPIFRSWLTPFKEMGATTLTSSNTGGTDHLAFDAIGLPGFQFIQDVIEYDTRTHHSNMDVFDRIQADDMKQMSIILATFVYQTAMMDEKMPKK; from the coding sequence ATGTTACGACGCAAGATCGCAGGCGTTCTGCTGATTTCCGCAATTCTGCTTCCGACCGCTTCGTTTGCACAGACGACGGCGCCCGCAAAGGCAGTTTACAATGCCCCGAAAGAGGTCATCGACAAGATCAAGGACGAGGGAATGAACCGTTCGCAGGTGATGCAGACCTTGAGTTATATGACCGATGTCATCGGCCCTCGGCTAACCGGTTCGCCGGGAATGAAACGCGGAAACGACTGGACGCGTGAAACGCTTGAAAAATGGGGATTGCAGAATGCCCATCTTGAATCATGGGGCCCTTTCGGCCGTGGTTGGACGCTGAAGAGATTCTCGGCGATGGTCGACGGACCGGTCGCTTTTCCCGTCATTGCCTATCCGAAAGCGTGGTCGCCTGGAACCGACACGCTGTTTCCTGCCCCGGTAGTTGATCCAAAGGCAAAGAAAGGCAAAACGCCGGTTGCTGCCGCTCCGCAAAGTACGGCGTATACCGCCGAGGTCGTACGCTTCAGCGCGACCAAAGAAGAAGATCTCGAACAATACAAAGGCAAGTTAAAGGGCAAGATCGTCCTTATCGGTGCGATGCGTGAGGTCAAAGCTCATTTCGAACCTGAAGGCAAACGAGCCTCTGAAAAAGAACTGCTCGAACTTGCCGATGCTCCAAATCCGGCAAGCGTCCAGCGTGCAGCAGGCCCGCCGGCGGGACTCCCGACAAATTTCGCTCAGATGCAGCAGTTCAATGCCAAACGTATGCGTTTTCTCTCGTCCGAGGGAGCTGCAATTCTCGTCGATGCCGGAAGAGGCGATGGCGGTACGGTGTTTGTTCAAGGAGCCGCCGTTGTGCCGCCCGAAACGCCCACGCCCGGCCAACCGCCGATGAACGTCCGCACAAAGGGAGCGAATGTGCCGATCCAGATCAGCACCGCCGTCGAACATTTTAACCGAATGAGCCGAATGATAGATGCCGGCGAAAAGGTCACAATGACGGTCGATCTCGCCGTCGAATTCCAAGATCAGGACTTGAATGGCTACAACACGATCGCTGAAATTCCGGGCTCGGATCCGACATTGAAGGAAGAGGTCGTCATGCTCGGCGGCCATCTCGACTCGTGGCAGGGCGGAACAGGAGCTACCGATAACGGTGCCGGCTGTGCCGTTATGATGGAAGCGGTCCGAATACTCCAAACACTCGGCCTAAAGCCGCGGCGTACGATCCGCATCGCTTTGTGGTCCGGCGAGGAGCAGGGCTTGCTGGGATCGCGTGCATATGTGCGACAGCATTTTGGCTACCGCGGAGACGGTACGGCACCGGCCTTCGGCGGCGGTGGAGGCGGAGGCCAGGCTCAAGCGGCTTTGCCGCTGACCAAGCTGCCTGAATACGACAAACTATCCGCATATTTCAATATCGATAACGGCACCGGCAAGATCCGCGGTGTTTATATGCAGGGCAATGAGAATGTCCGCCCCATTTTCCGAAGTTGGCTCACGCCGTTCAAGGAAATGGGAGCGACCACGCTGACGTCATCGAACACAGGCGGTACCGATCACCTCGCTTTCGATGCCATCGGCCTGCCCGGTTTCCAGTTCATCCAGGACGTGATCGAATACGACACGCGCACTCACCACTCGAATATGGACGTATTCGACCGCATTCAGGCGGATGATATGAAACAAATGTCGATCATCCTCGCCACATTCGTCTATCAAACGGCGATGATGGACGAAAAAATGCCGAAGAAGTAG
- a CDS encoding NADAR family protein, with product MKQRSISGRKRNKYGLPRAIWFAAIGDPNKPDWEILPQEAEAGEVILSKRNELGILSNFAATPFELYGKRYASVEGFWQMMLYPEGPDDERAKDKRVTWKYTREQVAQMTAFEAKSAGTLAEENMKTLGIDWVTFDGKRFPYRSATPGEHYKLILAAMRAKADQNPEVKRILLATGDLILKPDHHGEPNPPPEWKYYDLWMQIRKELATDKHR from the coding sequence TTGAAACAAAGATCGATATCAGGAAGAAAGCGAAATAAATATGGCTTGCCGAGGGCTATTTGGTTCGCGGCAATCGGCGATCCTAACAAACCCGACTGGGAGATATTGCCGCAGGAAGCGGAGGCTGGGGAGGTTATTTTGTCGAAGCGGAATGAGCTTGGCATATTGTCGAACTTTGCGGCGACGCCGTTTGAGCTTTATGGCAAGCGGTACGCGAGCGTCGAGGGCTTTTGGCAGATGATGCTTTATCCAGAAGGGCCGGACGACGAGCGTGCGAAAGACAAACGCGTGACCTGGAAATACACCCGTGAACAGGTCGCCCAGATGACCGCCTTCGAAGCAAAATCCGCCGGAACGCTCGCCGAGGAAAACATGAAAACGCTCGGCATCGACTGGGTGACATTCGACGGCAAGCGTTTCCCATACCGCTCCGCCACGCCCGGCGAACACTACAAACTCATCCTCGCCGCCATGCGTGCCAAAGCCGACCAAAACCCCGAAGTAAAACGCATCCTCCTAGCCACCGGCGACCTCATCCTAAAACCCGACCACCACGGCGAACCAAATCCACCACCCGAGTGGAAATACTACGACCTCTGGATGCAGATAAGAAAGGAATTGGCCACAGATAAACACAGATAA